TATGTAAAGCTCTTGCCGCAAAAGGAGTAGAAGTTAATGTGACCACTACAAATACCAATATGCATAGCCATCTGGAGGTAGATTCCAAGCAGGCAGTAATATTTGAGAAAGGAATGCGAGTCAGGTATTATCATGATACTTTGTTAAACAGGTTTTCGCTTCCATTATTTTTGAATATTAAAAAGGATATTGAAAAATCTGATGTTGTCCATATCAATGCAATTTTTAATTCTCCTACTCCTATTGCTTTATATTGGGCAAACCGTTTAAAGAAAAGAATAATCTTATCTCCACATGGAGTTATGGGAGATTGGATACTGAATCAAGGGTTGCCATTTAAAAGAGTTTGGCTAGATGCTTTTATAAAACCTTATGCAGACAAAGTAATCTGGCATGCTACAGCAGAACAGGAAAAGAAAGAGATATTAAAACACTATCCTAATGCTAAAGTTGAAGTAGTCCCAGCAGGGATACACGTCAAGCAGTATTCAAAGGCCTTTCCTATTTCTAAAGAAAGTTTTCTTGAAAAAATCTTGGGCCAAAGGGTCGTTGCAGATCAGATTATTATTGGAATGAGCAGGCTGCATAAGAAAAAAGGGTTTGATATCTTAATCAAGGCATTTAAGAAACTGTCAGAAAAAAGTAATCAAAAATTGTTGTTGTTAATTGCTGGGGAAGATGAAGGTGAAAAAGATAATTTAAATGTACTGATTAAATCTTTAGATCTTCAGGCGAGTGTTTTTCTGCTCCCGGCAATGTATGAAGATGACAAGGTGAATTTTCTGCAATTGGGAGATTTGTTTGTATTACCATCCCATAACGAAAATTTTGGAATTGTTATCGCAGAAGCATTAGCCTCTGGAACTGCTGTGATTACTAGTATTCATACTCCGTGGCAAGAGCTTGTTTCTCATAAATGTGGCGATTGGATCCCTAATACTGAATCTGATTTAATCGCTTCAATCACCAAATTCTTAGATATGAATAAAGAAATGTTGCAACAAAACGCAAGACAGTATGCGGCAACATATGATTGGGAAAAAATTGGAGAAAAGATGATGGAGGTATATAAATGATCTTTTAAAAATGAATAAGGATTTAACAGCATTAATAATTACATATAATGAGGAGTCTAACCTCTTTAGAGTTCTTGAAAAATTAACCTGGGTTCCCAAAGTTATTATTCTTGATAGTGGCAGTACTGATAAAACTCTAGGTATCGCAAATCAGTTTTCTAACGTTTCGGTTGTTTACAGAAAGTTTGATTCTTTTGCAGAGCAATGCAATTATGGCTTAAGCCTGATCAATACAGAATGGACGCTGTCTTTGGATGCAGATTACGTATTCACGGATGCTCTTATAGGGGAAGT
The Sporocytophaga myxococcoides DSM 11118 genome window above contains:
- a CDS encoding glycosyltransferase is translated as MKLSFIIPSFYPATAFGGTIFYSLDLCKALAAKGVEVNVTTTNTNMHSHLEVDSKQAVIFEKGMRVRYYHDTLLNRFSLPLFLNIKKDIEKSDVVHINAIFNSPTPIALYWANRLKKRIILSPHGVMGDWILNQGLPFKRVWLDAFIKPYADKVIWHATAEQEKKEILKHYPNAKVEVVPAGIHVKQYSKAFPISKESFLEKILGQRVVADQIIIGMSRLHKKKGFDILIKAFKKLSEKSNQKLLLLIAGEDEGEKDNLNVLIKSLDLQASVFLLPAMYEDDKVNFLQLGDLFVLPSHNENFGIVIAEALASGTAVITSIHTPWQELVSHKCGDWIPNTESDLIASITKFLDMNKEMLQQNARQYAATYDWEKIGEKMMEVYK